In the Catenulispora sp. GP43 genome, TCCTTGCGGACCTTGGTGATGATGCGGCTGGCAGTGGACTGACTCACCCCGGCGGCGTCCGCCAGGTCGCGAGAGGACAGCGGCGTGCCCTCGCCGAGCGAGTCGCGGTAGAGCTGCGCCGCCGAGTCAGCGTCGATGCCGACTCGCGCGGTCACGGCGGCCTGACGGCGCGCCGGCGCCGATGCGGCGGCAGCCGCGCGGCGGGGCTTGGGGGTGCCGTTCACCGCAGGGGGGAGACTCGCAATGGCCTTGGCAAACGCCGGGTGTTCCGGCGTGATCAGACTCACCGGCTGACTCACCTTGTGACTCACCATCGGCGCCTCTGACTCACCCTGGACCGGGGCCGGTGACTCGCTCGGCGCCGAGTCGTCGTCGATCCCGAGTCGAGTCAGGGCGTCGGCGAACGCGGCGCGGGACAGCTTGGCGTGAACCTCGGTCGGGTCGCCGTGCCGCAGCGCGTCCCCGATCAGCTTCATCCGGCCCCGGTAGGCGCGGGCCTTCGCGGTGTACGGGAAGCGCCAGCCGTCGCGCTCGCGGTCGGTCACGCGCAGGAACTTGGCGACCCTCCGCGCCGAGTCCACCGTTGTCACGTCGGTGTCGATGGCGTCGGCCAGGCGCAGCCACACCGCGACCCGCTCCGGCGTGATGCGCCAGCGCACCGGCCCGGAGCGCTTCTTGGTGTTGCCGGCGGCGCGGGCGGCCTTCTTCGCGGCCATCAGGTCGCGGGTCCACAGCAGCGCCACCACCACGGCCACCAGCAGCCGCATCAGGGCCTCGCGGGCGGTGGAGGCGTCCGTGGAGGACATGACGCCGGAGGCCAGCGCCAGCACCCATACCAGCACCCCGTCAACGCCGGCGTCCGCGCCGGCCTCGACGTTGGCGCGGGCCCGCAGACCGCATGCCAGAAGCGCGATCTCCATGAACCCGAACAGCACCACGCGGAAACCAACCGGCAGCCCCATCGTGGCGCCGAAGAACTTCCACATGCCGGAGGCCTGAACCGAGGTAGCCAACAGCGCTGCCAGGTTGATCAGGGTCGTGATGCCGCGCTCGCGGCCCGCCTTGCGGGCCCGCCGGATGATGAGCACCGCCAGGACCAGCAGCGCCAGCAGGCACGCGGTAGCGGCGCCGACGATGACCCAGGGGTTCGCGGCCATCCAGTGCGTGAGTGTCGTCGTGATGTTCATCAAGCCTCTCCTCCCAGGTCGAACAGCGGAACGTCGTTGTCGTGCGATGCGGCGGCGACGCGGTCGGCACGCTTGGCCACCGCCAGGTGGCCGTCGTAGCAGTTCGGGCAGTACGCCACCTGCTCGGCGGCGATGTCCGTGTGCGGGTTGCCGGTGGGCTCGGCCGGGGCGGCGACCAGGCGCAGCCACGCCGTGTGCTCGCGCTTGCAGCGCTCTCCGGGGTCCTTGGCGTGGGACCGGCCACAGCCACCGGTGCACACACACCGGTAGCCGGCGGCCTGCATCGCCTTCCGCCACACGGCTGCGGCGGCGATCGGGGCGAAGTCCGTCGTGCTCATCGGCGCACCTCCCCGGGCCCGGCGTCACGACCGGCACGGTCGCAGGGCACGCACACCTCGTGGTAGCCGTCGAGGCTGACGATGGTGACGTACTGGCCGGCGTCGCTGATCCGCCCGCACGCGACGCAGCGGGCGAAGTCACCGATGACGTCCTCGAACTCCAGCCACGTGCCGCTGGCCTCGTCGAAGGCCTTCACCTGCATGACCTCCACCAGCTCCGGAACCTCGGCGCTGTTGGCCTCCCACACCGGCCGGAACTGGTAGGTGCCGAAGCCCCACGGCCACCACGGCACGTCACCGGCGTGGTCCGCCCAGCACACCGCCCCAGCAGGCAGCAGGCGACACTGGTCGGGGTGGGTGACTTCCAGCACGTCGGAGTCCCATCCCGTGGCCGGATTCGTCGCCAGCGTCCGGCGCACGGTGTGCCAGGCGTATCCGGTCTCATCGGTCGGCAGGTCGAAACCGGCGTGTGCGGCCAGCAGCCGCACCGCCTGCCGGTCGGTGTTGTGCCGCTTCACCTGGTCGGCCAGGCGGCCCGCCAGCGTCACCTGCTCGGTGCCGCCGGTGCGCAGCGCGGCCACCAGACTGGCGACAGAGTACGAGCCGGTGGCGACCAGCACCACCACCGGGCGACCCGTGGCGTCGTCATAGGCGCAGGTCTCGAAGGTCATCGGGTCACCCCCGTCAGGGTGTGAACCCAAGCCAGGCCGGTGTTATCCAGGGTCTCCTGCGCGCGGGTGACCGCGACGTAGCCGAGCATCGCCTCCCCGGCGTTGACCGTGATCTTGCCGTGCTCGTCCGGGGACGGGGCGTGGAAGTCGTCGGCGATGCGCACCGTGGGCCACTCCCGGCCCTTGGACTTGTGCGCGGTGGAAATCACCACATCGGCGGCCTGCTCCGAACCCGCCAGCGCGTCACAGGCTGCGATCACGACGTCGGGACCGTGGGAGTCGATGAGCTTGACGAACACCTTCAGGTCCGAGCCGGACTCGTCGTGCTGCACGTAGTCCTGCACCTCGCCCCAGGTGCGGAACGCGAACAGCTCCGGGTGGTCGGTGCCCGCGCCGGCCTTCAGCGTGATCGCGGCCTGGGCCATGCGGCGGATCTCGTTCCCTCCGCCGACCAGCGCCGCCCGCCGGCCCTCGGCGGTGGCGGTCATCGCCTCGCCGACCGCGCCGGCATTCGACCGGCACAGGATCGCGTTGGGCCGGTCCAGCACGTCGAGCCGGGAGCGAATCCGGTCGTAGCCGGTCAGCCGCAGCGGCGCCTTCAGCACCGACAGCCACGCGTTCGCGGCCTCAGCCACGGCGGGGCCGAAGCGGAAGGACTGCGACAGCGTCAGCCGGGTGCCGCCGAAGCGGTTCATCGCGTCCTCGGCGCCGCGCCAAGCGTAGATGGCCTGGCAGGAATCGCCGACCGCGATCACCTGCATGCCGCCCTGGTGCTCGACCACGTCGGCCACGACCGGGTTGGCGTCCTGCGCCTCATCGAACAGCAGGAAGTCCGCATCCAGCTTCGGCCCGGACAACTGCCAGATCTTCAGGTAGGCGTCATGGGTGTAGCGCAGGCGGCCGTCACGGCGGCACAGGTCCGCCCACGCGGCCCGTGCGAACGGCACCAGCGCCTCGCCGATGTGTTCGCGGGTGGCGCGGTCGTCCAGGCCGGGCACCCTCGGCAGGTGCCAGCGGCCCGGCTCGACATCGGCGGAGTAGCAGAACCGGCCGACCATGCCCACCACCAGCCGCGCGATCTGCTGCGGGGCCAGCGGTGCCAGGTTCGAGCCGAGTGCCAGGGGCTTGGTGATGTTCAGGATGTTGGCGACCTCGCGGGCAGGCTGGCGGGGACCGCCGAGCCGATGCGCGAAGGTCCGACCAACCGCCCGGAACGCGAGCGAGTGCGCGGTGCCGCAGGCCACCGTTCGCGGGAAGGTCCGTTTGGCCTCCTCGGCGATGGCCTTGTTGTAGGCCACGTAGATCCCGCGCCGGCCCGGCGCCGACGCCGCCAGCATCCGCAGCGTGGAGGTCTTGCCGGTGCCCGCACCGGCCTGCAACACCACGTTGCCGCCGGTGGCGAAGGCGTCGATGGCCGAAGCCTGCTCGGCCGTGGGCGCGTAGCTCGGGGTGCTCATCGGGTCACCCCCGCCACGGTGTCGATACCGTCCAGCGCGGCCAGGTCGCCGACGCCGGTCACCAGGCACGCCGGGCAGGGCCCGGCGTCCGGGTGGTGGTCGTGAACCAGCTGCGCAGCGGCCTTGCCGTCCGCCGCGGTGATGTCGGCGGTGGCGTCGTGCAGCGCGGCCAACAGCAACGGCAGCGCCGCCGCCTTGCCGAAGCCGGGCAGCTCGCCGATAGCGGCGTTGTCGGCCACCAGCGCGGCAGCGTCGATCTCGGTGGTCGGCGCCCACGCGGCGGCCAGGGCGTCGGCGTTGATCTGGCCGATCAGCGCGGCGGCGACCTCGGCGTGACGGGCGTCGGTGGCGTTGTCGGACTCCAGCCGCGCGGCGGCCTCGCGGTGGTCACGGATCAGGGTGTTGCGGCGGGCGATGTCCGCCCGCAAGCCGTTCAGCACGTGCTGAATCGCGAAGGTGTCGGACATGCTCAGCGCCCCTTTCCGGACGTGGCGGAAGTCGAAGACGAGCTGTGCATCGGGGTGAAGTTCGGGGTGGAGGTGGCACCCGGCATCGGCCAGGAGTGGTCAGGGTTCGAGGTGGTGGACGCGCCACGCAGCGCGTGAACGGCCACCAGCCCCACGCAGACGAAGACCGCGACCGACACGACGAACCCGATCGCCTTGGCCAGCAGCAGACGCCACCAGCGGGGCCGAAGCCCACGCACCACCACAACCGGCGTCGCGCCGGCGGTGGAGCGGCGCACCCGGCGATCCGCCCGCACCTCGTAGACGACCAGGCCGACGATGCCGACCACGATGGCCAGGATGATCATTTGGCCACCGCCTCAGCACCGGCGCCGGAGCAGTACTCCAGCAGGCCGGCCAACTGCTCCTCGACCGACTCCAGCAGGTACGTGCGGTCACAGAACTCGTCTTCCAGGCCCTCGCGGATCTCGGCGAGGATCGCCTTCATGACGTCGGTCATGCCGCCACCGCCGTAACCGCCGGCTCGCCCGTCGCGGTGTCGCTCTTGGTCTCGATCTTCGCGGCGTTGAGCGCCGTGACCTCGAAGTCGGCCAGCGCCCAGATCGGCACCCGCACCGAACCGCCGATGCGGAACGCGGGCAGGTCCCCCGACTTGATCTGACGGTAGATCGTGCTCTTGTCCAGGTCGTATCGCCGAGCCACCTCAGCGACCTTCAGCGCCTTGCGGTCTTCGACCGCGTCGGCAGTAGCCTTGTTGGGCATCGTGCAGCTCTCCTAGCCGTGAGTTCCGGTGTGATCTCGGCCCTGGCGGGGTGCCACCCGCCGGGGCCTCTCCGTACCACTTCAGTAAGTGGTACGCACCACAGTGAACTACTGGTCCACTGCTGCGTCAAGCGCATCGCTCGCATCTCCTGCTTCGCGACGCCCTTTCTGCTTCCAGTGCAACGGATTGGCCGCCACGGCAACAGCCAACTGAGCCCAACACGAGAGCTGTTAACCCTTGGTTGGGAGCCCTTGAGCAGGGCATTCTTGAGGGGTCAGTCAGGACCCTGTGTGATGGGTGACAGAGAATGGCAACTCAGCTCAGCAAGATCCGAACCGCTCGTGAGTGGTCTCAATCGCAGCTTGTACGCGCGATTGAGATCTACGCCCGGGAACATCGCATGCAGATCGCCAAGGCCGAGAGCCTTGCCGTTTACGTCTCGGATTGGGAGAACGATCGGCGAGCGATCAGCGACAAGTACGCGCTGATTCTCAGGGCTCTCCTTGGCGTGACCGATGCTGAGTTGCGCGGGACGTCTCCCGAACCGGACAACGCTGGCGGGTACGACGAACTCCTGGCACGAATCGACTCGGCGCAAGGCGTCAGCGGAACGCTGGTAGAAGCGTTCTACCAGCAGACAGAACTGCTCCGGACCTTCGACCGGCAACGCGGAGCGCGGAGCATCGGGGACCAGATGCAGGCGCACCTGGCGGCGCTTCAGGACGCGCTGACGTTCGCAGTAGTCCGGTCGGCACGGAAACCGGTGGCGACCGCTCTTGCCGGCGCGGCTACTCTCGCCGCCTGGCAAGCGCTCGACGTTGGCAGCGTGACTCGTGCTTGGCAGCACTACGAGACAGCCAAGAGCGCCGCTCGCGATGCTGAGTCAACCGCCTACCTTGCGCACGCCATGGGCGAACAGGCATTTGCTCTCTTCGACGCCGGTCGGCCATTGCTCGCGCTGGAGCTGATACGCGAGGCACAGGAAGTCGCTGGCGCGCACGTCTCGGCTCGGCTCCTGGCCTGGCTCAGCGCGGCCGAGGCGGAGCTCTGCGCACACGTAGGTGAGCACGATGCGTGTCGCCGAGCGTTCGACCGAGCGGAACGGCTGCTGCCCGGGGATGACGAAACCCGAGATCCCGAAATGCTCAGCATCTTCCTGAACCGAGGGCACCTGACGCGGTGGCGCGGCAACGTGCTGGCTTTGATCGGCGACGATGACGCCGTGGCAAATCTCTACGCCGCCCTCAAGACGGCCGATCCGACCTTCGTTCGCGCGCAAGCCGGCATGTACTGCGATCTGGCGCAAGCACACACCGCCCGCGGCGAGCTAAGCCAGGCTGCGGAATACCTTATGACTGCTCGCCGACTGGCAACACAGACGGGTTCGGCCCGTCAACTGCGGCGAGTCTCCCGCCTTAGCCAGGCCTGAACCGGAGCTTGGCCAAGCCTTCTCGCGCATGTGCTCCTGTGGGATACCGTCGTGGCGTGCCAGACGAGACGGAAGCCAGAACGGATTCAGATGCTGGCGCGGGCGGTGAGCCTCTCTCACGTTGGCAAAGGATCGCCGCCTGCGCGTTGGGGTTGTCTAGCGCTGGCGCCGGGGGAGTTTCCGTATTCCTAACCACGAACCAAGCAGGAAGCGTTGCGCTTCTCGGCGTAGGCGCAGGGTTCTTAATTATGGGCGTGAACGGCACGCCGATCATAAAGGCGAAGCTCAAGGACTACGAATTAACTATGGCCCCAAGGCGCCATAGAGTTGTCGAGCAAGCACTTTCCGAACCACCCGAAGAGGCCAGTAAAACCCTCGACGTACTACAGCAAATCGACCCGGGTGCGCGCACGGACCCCGCTGTACGCCGAGCGATAGGCGAGGTCTACCAAGCAGAGGTGCATGCTGCGCTGACACGAGCCTTGGTAGGTACGGACCTGAGGGTTACCGATCAGAGGCTGCGCGGTAAGGATCAGGGCTTTGACATCGCGATCAGATCTCCATCAATTGCAATTAATGTCGAGGTCAAGCACACAAGTAATTCAGACATCCCACTCTCGGCAAACCACGTTAGGCAAGCATATGCATATGCATCCAGATCCGTTGTGCCATTTCTCGTGGTGACAAACCACCGGCTGAGCAACAATATTTTCGAGGAAGCGAAACCCGTAGACCCCGAGGGGAGGAGAGTTCAATTTGTTCGCTGGAGCGACCGGCAAGACGATTCGGCACTTCAGCTCGCTCTAAATCGCCTACTTAAAGGCC is a window encoding:
- a CDS encoding helix-turn-helix domain-containing protein, which encodes MPNKATADAVEDRKALKVAEVARRYDLDKSTIYRQIKSGDLPAFRIGGSVRVPIWALADFEVTALNAAKIETKSDTATGEPAVTAVAA
- a CDS encoding XRE family transcriptional regulator is translated as MATQLSKIRTAREWSQSQLVRAIEIYAREHRMQIAKAESLAVYVSDWENDRRAISDKYALILRALLGVTDAELRGTSPEPDNAGGYDELLARIDSAQGVSGTLVEAFYQQTELLRTFDRQRGARSIGDQMQAHLAALQDALTFAVVRSARKPVATALAGAATLAAWQALDVGSVTRAWQHYETAKSAARDAESTAYLAHAMGEQAFALFDAGRPLLALELIREAQEVAGAHVSARLLAWLSAAEAELCAHVGEHDACRRAFDRAERLLPGDDETRDPEMLSIFLNRGHLTRWRGNVLALIGDDDAVANLYAALKTADPTFVRAQAGMYCDLAQAHTARGELSQAAEYLMTARRLATQTGSARQLRRVSRLSQA
- a CDS encoding UvrD-helicase domain-containing protein codes for the protein MSTPSYAPTAEQASAIDAFATGGNVVLQAGAGTGKTSTLRMLAASAPGRRGIYVAYNKAIAEEAKRTFPRTVACGTAHSLAFRAVGRTFAHRLGGPRQPAREVANILNITKPLALGSNLAPLAPQQIARLVVGMVGRFCYSADVEPGRWHLPRVPGLDDRATREHIGEALVPFARAAWADLCRRDGRLRYTHDAYLKIWQLSGPKLDADFLLFDEAQDANPVVADVVEHQGGMQVIAVGDSCQAIYAWRGAEDAMNRFGGTRLTLSQSFRFGPAVAEAANAWLSVLKAPLRLTGYDRIRSRLDVLDRPNAILCRSNAGAVGEAMTATAEGRRAALVGGGNEIRRMAQAAITLKAGAGTDHPELFAFRTWGEVQDYVQHDESGSDLKVFVKLIDSHGPDVVIAACDALAGSEQAADVVISTAHKSKGREWPTVRIADDFHAPSPDEHGKITVNAGEAMLGYVAVTRAQETLDNTGLAWVHTLTGVTR